The Phragmites australis chromosome 1, lpPhrAust1.1, whole genome shotgun sequence genomic interval TTATGTATGATATTTCGCTCCTAGATAAGACATAAGATTTTTTTATAGCAAGTTAAGATGCGAATAGTTTTAGGTATACTCATCTGGATGATGTCTTTAATAGCTTTGGCAAAAAAATTAAAGATCTTGAtccgataaaaaaaaagagaaataatcGTTAGGCTTTGTTCTAAATTCATCTTCAActatcaaataatattttacaaGAGGTTTGCAGGAGAAAACTACTGATGTTTTATGGCTAAAGCTAGAATTAATATGCATGTCTAAAGATCTGACCAGCAAAATACATCTAAAGATAAAGTTGTTCACGTAGAAATTGCGAGATGGTGGTTTAgtgttgaatcatctttcggtCTTCAAGGTGACCGTTGTTGACTTATAGATTGTGCATGTAAAATACGATGATGACTtaagttttattcttttgtaTGTGTTCAATGTATAGTTCTTTTACAAATTTTAGAGATACTATATTATACAATTATGATACTCGAACCTAAAAAAGTTTATGCGGCCTTACATGCAAGGTGACGATGAGTAATATAGAACTATCATTTTTAGACACTATATGGTTTTTCATCATTCTCGGGGTATATCTCTATCACCGGAAAAGCAATCTCTCGATGTATAGAAACTGCCTACATATACCCAGAATATCTCGTAAACAGGAAATTTTGTCTTCAAAAATGATGAGAAAAGACTCCATAGGACATACAAcgaccccctatatatataaagaGCTAGGGGATCCTGCAGAGAATAAGCCATTAAAAGTCAATACACCTCCATTGATACCATTCAAGCTTGCGGAAGCTCTGCACCTTCGAGCCTTCTGCAACATAGAATTATATTAACTACTCTTCCTGACTACGTACAAGGAAGCCCTCCCGACTAGGATTAGATCTATATAGGCTAATACAAAAAATGTTATGATTAGTAGGAGTGTTATCTTTAATGAATCTAATATGTTAGCTAATGCTCCTGTTTAGAGTTCGTAGAGTTTTAGCGTGCATGTAGAGTATTTTATTGATGCAGTGCTACTATCCAAGATACATCTATTGCTGAAAATTTAGTTATTGATCATGGTTCAAATATTGTTACACCGTCCTCTCCTATTATGCAGCTTACACAACATTCTATTGCAGTTGTTAGGTCTATGAGAAAATTAATCCACCCAAGAGGTTAATTGAAAAGTTTAATATTATTACTTCTGCTTTGAGTTGTGCAGAAGACATTGAAGCATATGCAGAACCTTCTAATTATAATGAGGCTATTATTTCTGCTAATTGCAACAATTGGATGACTGCTATGCAATATGAGATTAAGTTACTTGTGATTTAGTCAAAttaccaaagaagaagaagcttggtCATTGCTAGTGGATTTTGAAAAGAAAGAAGGGTACTTCTTCTTAATGAATCAGTAAGGTATAAAGTAATGTTGGTTGCTAAAGGTTATAGCCAGATTACAGGTATGGATCAGAAGATGTCTTTTTTCCTATTGTGAAGTATAGTTCTATTCGCACTTTACTCAATATTGATGATATGCAGATTATGAACTTGAGAAATTAGATATTAAaactgtattttttttctggggagttagatgaagatatttTTATGGACCACCTTGAAGGTTTTGTTGTTCCTAGAAAAGAAAACATTTTCTGTAGattaaagaaatctctttatggtttgaagcaaTCTCCTAGACAGTGGTACAATAGATTTGACTcatttatgctctctaatggttttaagtGTTTTGATTATGATAGTTGTGTCTATTTGAAGAATGTTAATAGCTcagctatttatttatttatctatgttgattgctgcaaaAGATAAATCATAGATAGTCAAATTGGAATCACAAttgagtaatgaatttgagatAAAGGACTTAGGTGCaacaaagaaaattcttggtgTGGAGATTATTAGAGAGAGGAAATCTAGCAAGTTATACCTTAGCAAGAAATGTTATATTGAGAAGATCTTTCATCGTTTCAATATGCATGATAAAAAATCAGTGGGTACTCCACTAGTTGCATATTTCAGATTATCTTTAGCTTTATGTCTGAGTCAGATTATGATATTGAATACATGTCTGGAGGTCCATATTCAAGTGCAGTTGGTTTATATATGTATGCCATAGTTCGTTGTCATTGTGATTCATCTCATACATTGAGTGTTTTTAGTAGATAAATGGTTAATCCTAGCAAAGAGCATGAGAAAGTTGTCCAATGGATTTTCAGATATTGGCGTggtacttctaatgcttgtttgcaatttgagaaatctgaagaTGAACTTGTTGGTTATAttgactcagattatgctgGTGGTTTGGACAAGAGAAGATCTTTCACAGATTATATTTTCACAATTGGTGGTTGTGCTATTAATTGGAAAGCAAGTTTGCAGGATACTGTTACTTCTAACTGCTCCCCCACGcttgttgtcagtccctgccacggcctggcagggaggcgtggggacatttaatgcacatgGCCCATCGCGCGacatccggcacgcctcgggataataTCGCGAAGCCCTAGAcgccccgcctgccaccctactgtgtcaggcttgccctgaccgggcgggcacgctgggctgctcggtggctgctcggtgggacCTCCCCGCGGCGGCCGTTGAAAAACggtatgatgacgaacaagaccggacgagggcgcgttttcaactctccccgtcacctcgcgcaacagtccatgatggttgctttccatttatggtgcattggaactcgcgccatcctttctgggcacgctaccgccccggcgggtataaaggcggggcgggctccccggagaagttCGGACCAGTTTGGACCAGATCGAACTCTCGACAACCGGCGACAAAGATAGAAGCTTAGATcagctgaagaacaaggagcacgaagctctagactagacagatattcttgtaactcaaCAGATACTTagagagatattctcagagcatttatagcatacacacaggagtaaggtgttacgctcagtgcggcccgaacctgtctaaaaattccctgagcatttactacttcctccATCCGATCaatccattccacctgcatctcatttacgcccatttatttcacccgcaaaacagattcagaatcatcccctcggctaaatctcaaagggggtcccccggatccccgcttgaggagttcaccctccgacaagtgCCCACCCCCAGTCTAGCCCAACGATCTCACTCCATTCCGACCCActtaaccctaaccctaaccctagccacCCGTGCTTCTCCCGCTGTCGCAGCTCCCATTGCCCACGCCACTCCCGCCACCCACGTCGCTCTCGCTGCCCGCTGCCACTCCCGGCCTCCATGGCACCACGCAGCCACCCGCCCCAGGCCGCCGCTCACCCGCCTCGGCACCTAGCTCCCACCCGAGGGGTCCCCGCTGGGTTCTGGGCCGAGTTGATTTTTCACTTGTTAGCTGTTTTGGGCTAGGGTTAGCTTTCAAGTTGGGTGCATTCTTGTTGCACCCGGCCCTGACCTGCCTTGTTGTCAGGCTTACTTTCTTATTAGAATTGACTATAGTTGGTTCCTGAGGACATCTGATTGAACTAACGCATTAATACAGTCAGCTTTATATACAACCCAAGTACTCCACATTATGGGTCGATGTATGCACGATGAGAGAAGGAAACTTAATTTTGAAAATGAAGGCAGGATCTAAAATCCCATTTGTTATCCTCATCCACTCGTTTGCAtcctcaaccccccccccccccactctttCCAGAGGAGCCATGTTGGAAGGATCATAGCAATTTTTTGGGTCCTGTGAACACCTATAATAGACGGGTTCTAATTGGAACCGGCTGTGAAAAGTCATTATCACATTCAGTTTGTGGTATGAACCATCTGTAATTACCATTATCATAATCGATTCTATACTCTGCTATTTTCACTGTTGCTTGAGTGCAGTTGGTTCTGGAACCGACTGGACTTGGTCTCATCATAGTAATATTAAGGGTCTATTCCAAGTGAATGCATTTCATTTGATTCATCAgttattttttcatcttaatCCCAAAGAAATCTCAAGAAATACCCAGAATCTGAACACGCATTAAGGCATCCGGCTAATTATTCCTTCCGGTTAGAGCAACAAATGAACTTCCGAAGCGCTAGATTGTAGCAATTGTTTTTGCGTATGCGTTATCACTTACAAATAAGCACTTGGTATATATCAATGTATCTGCGCAAATGCAGGCGACATCATGTATATGTAGTGAGAAAAAATATGCATGACCCTGGCGCCGGATCGAGCTAGCTAGGCGCTCTCCTTCAGCCTGTGGAGAAGCGTGGCGCGAAGGCGGCCCTCTCCCTGCATCCCGGCCGCGGGCACGTCCACGATTGCGTCCTGCACGGTGATGCCGCCCGCGCGGCACACGCTCGCGTGCTGCACGGGCAGGTCCAGGGCGCGGAGCGCTGCCATGAAGCTCGCGGGGGCGTGGCGCATGGTCGCTGTCGTCGTCAGgcgcagcgccgccgcctcccgcccgACCATCCGCACGTCCAGCCCGATACTCTCCTCGGCTTCGCCAAGCGAGAAGTACTGGGATGCCGCGCCTCCGGCAGTGGAGGTGGCTTTCGTCTTGGCCTCGACCTCGAGCTGCTCCACGCGGGCTCTTAGCTTGGCGATGTAGGCGACGGCGTCGGCGAGAAGGGACGCCTTGTCCATCCGTGACACGGTGGGAACGGCGGCCCGGAGGTCGCAGAACCGGCGGTTGAGCTTGTCCCGCCGCTGCCGCTCGGCCTCGACGTGACTGACggcgggcccggccgtgcggggCCCGGGCTTCCGTCCACGCCGCCTCCTCTCCGCGAGTAGTGCCGGCAGCGGATCGCCGGACACGTTAGCGCCATCATCCCGGGGCTCCTCATGCATATCCAGCTCGACGCCGTCGTCCACCAACCAGTGCTCCGGGACCTCGCAGGACAGGAACTCGAGCACCGGTTCATGGTGGGGGCCGGCGGCAGAGAAGAAGTAGGGCGGGGCCGAGGAGGGAGGgctgaaggaggaggaggaggcagggcAGACAAGCTCATCCATTGCATTGTAAGCTCCAGTAGTGTCACTTCCTTTTTGGCATTGGCATCAGCGCGATACTGGTACTAAATAAGATGGCGCGTGCATGGTCGGTTAAGGCGGTACACAGCCAGTGAGCCCAAATTTAGAAAAGTCATCTCGTGGGCCCCATGAACAGCAGCATCAAAGCGACATTGCTAGCTTAGTTGGGGTGCGTTCGGTAGGAGGAATGGGACTTCTATTTGTTAGGTAgggtgtctaatttttttttgattggTTAAGTAGaatgatttaattttttatttagttagtaGATAAGAGCGGATAgaatatatagttttttttgtttgatcGGATGTATAGATATGCTAAGTCGGTTATATTAACCTCTTTATTAATAAGTGCTAAACTTATCGAATTTATGATGTATTTTATCTTCCTGTGGATTGGGTCTTTTGTTGTGCTATATAAGCACAAACTCTGACATGCACCATATACAAAATTGCGCACAAAAGAAAGGTTGACATCTTAACAAAGTTGAAATCTGcactttttcaaaaaagaaaggatGACATCTGCAAGGCAAACGATCAATTTATTGCTGGTAATCCAGCAGAACCAGTCCTTCACCATCATGCATAACTTTTTTTTCCACAGGCTTTTAAACAGCATCTTCTAAGAACAACAGTATTACAGTTCTCTGTACAACAGAGCAGCCAAATAACAGAGAAGCACAAAGGGACTTGCATCCTATGAACTGGAAACATGCATAAAACACTCTGAAGTCTAAGGAAAACAGCATGCTTGTACAGACAATTCTGATATATTAACAAAAACTCATGCAGAAGATCCATATACGATATATTCACCATGTCAACAAAAGGTCGTAGAAAAGCTCATACAGAAGCTCCATATCTAATATCATACAGAAGCTCATACAAAAGTATTGTTGAGGGTTAGTCTGtgacaatgattctggggtgtaTCAGTCGATGGACGCGTGAACAACGCTTACGATGTGCATatatttgtgatgaactcaagaacacatagGTCATTCAGGTTCAGGTCTCTCGAAGGATAACTGCCTTGCATcatatgtattttattatcagtgtttgtaaactggttacagatgagtcCTCCCCCAAAATGCTAGACCCGTTCTCCTGTGTCCAAAAGTAGTCGACCTATCTTCGCTAAACCTTCCACCCTTAGGCTATTATAATGGGCGGTGCATGTGCCCCTTTTGCTCTGATGAAGCTGTTGAGCACGTCCCATCCGCCGGACACCTCCACATTTACCTCACGCCGGTCAACCAGTCTGCCCTATCCCATCACCGGCCTTGCACGCGCGTCTGTGAAGCAGCCTAACACGCCTATCCCATCTCGTAACGGTTAATGCTATGCGACGGGGCATGTCACCTTTGCGTGGCCATGACCTGTCCGCTAGGGAGGAGTAcatagggaaggaaaacacttaagtGGAAaatatttaatgagaatagactggtttGTTGAGTACCTGTCCTGCGATCAGCAAAGGCTAGTCGCGGGATtcccttatgtggtaaggatcctgaTCAGGTGTAGACTAGTCACGCGGTGGGACCCTGGTCCGGAAAAAAATCTTCTGCCAACTGGTATTGGCTAGTGTGGGCCCTTAGTATTCTATACACCAAtagtagcccctaagctcccTTGCAGATGTGGTGTTCTAAGCGGTTTGCCACGTGGTCGCGGGTGGACCTAGTCATACCACCTGGGCCCTAGGTCAATATGAGTTCACCCCTGGAGTGGCCATCAACGCAGTCCACTTTCGGGGTGAGCCCATAAAACTGCATCCCGATGGGATGTCTTAAACTTCcagggagagagaaacatcgtgggagagagagacattgatttcCGTCGGACCTAAGGGAAATTCGGCCTCCAAAACATGGCCTCTTGAATTTCAAGATGGTTGAGCCCAGCATGACGGTTGGGATATCACGCTGGtcctataaattggaaagccaaaCTTGCCTATGAATCCTTTTGCCATCCCCCACAGCCTCCAAGCCCTTGTGCTCAAAGCCCGTCGTCTCCATCTCCACTCGTTTTCCCGCAACCACCCTTGCCACCCCAATGGCACCGCGCATCGGTAAAGAGCCAGATTTTCCTAGGTGCATTACGGGGAAGCAAAAGCAGATGTACAAGAACCATCTGCTCCCTCACCGCCTTTCTTCGGGGTACCACCCGGGGGAGGATGTGCCTGCTCCCCGTAAAGGGTAGATCGTGATGTTtacctctttctttttggccGGCCTCGTGCCGTCATTTTCCAAATTCTTCACCatcgtcatctccttctacgatATCTGCCACATCCACCTCAAtcccaattccatcatcatgctaagcatctttgctcacatgtgcgagaaTTTTCATTGGAGTCGAGCCATGCCTTGATCTCTTCAGGTATTTTTACACATCCAGGTTGCAAATCGGGCCTACCACCGAGAGCTACAGATTTTGCCTTGCGggctcctaccttgagatggGCCTTACATCGTCatggtcgggctggagggaaGAATGGTTCTACCTAAATACGGAGGATTCCTTGGACAACATCTGCGTTCCCAACAGACTGGCATAGGTCTTCGAGAGCTGGGGGAACTCCCTTGCGACCATTCTAGAGCTATTGACCCTTGCAACCTAGGTCAAGAACCTTGCAAACGCTAGGCTGATAGAATCAGATGTTGCacgtgacttcatcaagcgccggttGTGCCCTTTGCGTAAAAGAGCACATCTGGCATATATGTACACCGGGAGTGATGACGTCACCAGGGGGAGCTCTTTAGGTAATATCGCAACAGTTTCCTTGGCATTCTCTATTTATTCGTGCGATGTCTTAAGTATCCCTCTTATGTAGATCTCTCTAACAAAGTCGTCGAGTCACGGGTCAAATTCCTCATGGCGGCAGCCCCGAGGAAGGATGGCCCCCATCGAGACGCTCCTCCATTGTGTGACTTGTCCTCGTTGGAGAGGGCTCGGATTAGATTGGTATGTTTGGCCTTTTCTCGAAACTTCCATCTTCAAGCCTTCTCTTGGGtcagggtttcatggtttgcatTGCCGCAAGGTCTTCTCGAGGTCGATGTCTTGCATTAGATAATCGACGAGATCACGGAGACCGCCCAGGAAGTTGATCTTGCTACccgaatgtgatttccccgctcTCGAACAGCATGCAAATATGATTGCGATCTTCCTAGGAATTGGAGtcaaggattctcgcggccttctctAGATAACTTTTCGTCCTCTGCCTACCATTTGGCCCTTTTCCCAGTGTACCCGGTTGTGCCGGTCTTGTTGttatgcttgttcctagcccgaagctacttcttctcctcactctcctttttgaactactCTAAGtacttcatctgcacaaaagcatcccaatctttctctttcaagtgcttgtagctctcgaagggcgccacccctttagccaagtactgaTTCACAAGCTTCAGTAAAGTTTCACAATctctttcattgctgcattgagcGCGGCGATTGTTTGATGTTTGCTCATGTTtctagggtactccagatactccttgacgaTATTgtcgaacaagtccctcttagcTTCGTCATTgaggcaccctctcccgagcaatgagccctgcgacccttcggaatctattcagggccttttcatccatatGCAGCATGTCAGCATTGATTCCCATGATGGTAATCCTGTCCAtgggccactgtgtttgtgaccttgcctttcgggctcgtgcaccGCTACCAGCAGTCTGGCTTAGAGACTACGCTTctgccatctagagagaaaataaggggagttgacacaaataaaaaatactactCCATTCaataagtataaaatgcatGGACTTATATCAATgcctcttcggcgggattgtattcttcgtcactttcCCGACATTGACTCTCCcacatcggtgacgggtcagggCTCGAGCTGTGATACTGTCTTTCACTGCTCCCGGAGGAGGACgcgtgcgggcttgggctcctattcGCCCTATCTTGTGACGGggcggcctctagtgctagcatcctctatgcttttgatttctcaggggtgacagttctcttcttcttcatgatttCTTAGAGtaaagaaaatgaatcaaggTTAAGGATTTTGTTAAGTTTGCAAAGTCGAACTATCTCCCCCCttcatttttatcaactttagGCATTGAGTGTAGCATGATCCCACATTCTACTTATTCTACCATATTGGACACTAAAAACTATTTCAGTACTAGTCCTCTCCTATTCTAGCTGATATCTATACCTTTAGGGATTATCCATAGACATATATATGATTTAGCTAGTTTGCATAGTCCATAGATAAAAGAATGTATTCCTTTCTTCTCGCATGTAGGAACTATGTCAAGATATGGAGAATCATGATCACCAAGATAATTCCATGAAATCCAACATTGTGTAGAATTCCACAAAAACATTCATATGGATTGAGTCACTCCATGTGTGTTAACATTTTAGAGATCCTAATTTAATTGTAATGACTACACTAAATCAAGTTGGAGAACTTTAGGAAGATGTATCTATGtattttctcaaaattcaaatatcaaTAAAGAGAACACATCTACAGTACTAAAGTCTCAAATAAGAAGGAAAAGATTGTTGTTGCATTCTTAGGTTAGTTTCTACCTTTTTTCTCAGGTAATTATTTCGATTAACGGTCAATACACATGACCTTTGATAGCAAAAGTGGAATAATagtttcaaatatcatgtgtaaaCCATGAACTAGACAGCATGTGTGAAGCATGTATAAGTATGCTCtcagaaaataaataacaattggCACCAGAACAATTAAGTTGTTGCCCcttaattgttctattgagtacatcaTCAATTGGGTAGATTATAAAGTTCTCAACTAGCTATAAAACCTGGTCAGTGCCCTCAAGCCAAGTAATCTCATCATAGAGTGTGCCGCTAAATCGAACAGAACACTTAGATTCTAGACAAAACTAGTAAAGAGCAGCCAAGATAGATGTGGAAACATAACAGCAAGATCCAACTGTAAAACTGAATTACTCACAAAAGCAAAATGATGAATCAACTTCCTTCCTTGTCAAGAATCTAGTATGCTAAACAAGTTCTGATTTAACAGTAGCACAACTTCTAAGGATCAATGATAATAAATGGCTCACTGTAAAACTGAATTTCGCATTGCACCTCGCATACATGAACAAATCAAAGAGTGTTATCAATGAGGACTTCCAGAGCTACCAAATACATTAAGCAAGATCACATGTCTTAAGCTATTATACTCATAATCATGCCCAATCTCAGTAAATCAAGTCATCACCGAGCAACATAAAGTGCGCACCTGAACCATAGTTGCAGGCTTCACCTCGAGCTAAAatctaggggggggggggcgagctTCACCTCGGTGTGGGGGAGATCGTGGTGCGGTCGGCTCAATTGGAGGGCGGCCGAAGGCGGTAGTCCATGGAGGGAGTCCGTGGACGGAGAGGCCATGGTggcgctgtcggtgacatggaaaccaggggtccctgagttccgaggccaggacagcagagtgccatgtggcgccatccctcggggacttttccccgaggtccgagaaaaccaagttccgggagagggtgctcggggccatgaacagtggtcctcgagtacccgagttccccgaggacccgagaagccaagttccaggagagggcgctcggggccatgaacagtgatctccgagtacccgagttccccgaggacccgagaagtacaagttacgggagagggcgcttggggccatgaacagtggtccccgagtacccgagttccctgaggaccaagaaaaggtatatccgagagagagtgcttggggctatgaacaatagtccccgagcactcacagttccccgaggacctgagaagtccttcgccggtggtccccacaagggctccgcggtgagatgtcaattggtgagaggcccgatgctgcatttaaaagggagcgtggcctgtcacttccaaccacgccccccacgcctgctgtcagtccctaccactgcctggcagggaggcgtggggacatttaatgcggcgggtgaaagtgcctagatacctgttcaatactcacaaagcatgttagttctttaatcgttttgtcatcaataagccaaaacccacttagggggcctagatgcactttcagcgggtcccatcacgcgtcatccggcgcgcctcgggatatcatcgcagggctcgaggtATATCACCTGCCGTTCTGCTGTGTCAGTCTCAccctgaccgggcgggcacgcggggttgctcggtggttgcccggtgggccctccctgctacacccgctgaaaagtgggatgatgacgacagaaCCGGACGgaggtgcgtt includes:
- the LOC133887303 gene encoding transcription factor bHLH14-like, whose product is MDELVCPASSSSFSPPSSAPPYFFSAAGPHHEPVLEFLSCEVPEHWLVDDGVELDMHEEPRDDGANVSGDPLPALLAERRRRGRKPGPRTAGPAVSHVEAERQRRDKLNRRFCDLRAAVPTVSRMDKASLLADAVAYIAKLRARVEQLEVEAKTKATSTAGGAASQYFSLGEAEESIGLDVRMVGREAAALRLTTTATMRHAPASFMAALRALDLPVQHASVCRAGGITVQDAIVDVPAAGMQGEGRLRATLLHRLKESA